A stretch of Lathyrus oleraceus cultivar Zhongwan6 chromosome 6, CAAS_Psat_ZW6_1.0, whole genome shotgun sequence DNA encodes these proteins:
- the LOC127097794 gene encoding ATP synthase subunit a-like, which translates to MNLYFQLDLYNDNLYLYLELGVVPSPLEQFEIIPFLPMKIGDLYFSFTNPSLFMLLTLSLVLLLVHFVTKKGGGKSVPNAWQSLVELIYDFVPNLVNEQIGGLSGNVKQQFFPCIFVTFTFLLFCNLQGMIPYSFTVTSHFVITLGLSFSIFIGITIVGFQRNGLHFLSFLLPAGVPLPLAPFLVLLELISYCFRALSLGIRLFANMMAGHSLVKILSGFAWTMLCMNDLLYFIGDLGPLFIVLALTGPELGVAISQDHVSTISNCIYLNDATNLHQTCLLFIYN; encoded by the coding sequence ATGAACTTGTACTTCCAGTTAGACTTATACAACGACAACTTATACTTATACTTAGAGTTGGGGGTGGTTCCCAGCCCTCTTGAACAATTTGAGATAATCCCTTTTCTTCCTATGAAGATAGGTGACTTGTATTTCTCATTCACAAATCCCTCTTTGTTTATGCTGCTCACTCTCAGTTTGGTCTTACTGCTGGTTCATTTTGTTACTAAAAAGGGAGGAGGAAAGTCAGTACCCAATGCTTGGCAATCCTTGGTAGAGCTTATTTATGATTTCGTGCCGAACCTGGTAAACGAACAAATAGGTGGTCTTTCCGGAAATGTGAAACAACAGTTTTTCCCTTGCATCTTTGTCACTTTTACTTTTTTGTTATTTTGTAATCTTCAGGGTATGATACCTTATAGCTTCACAGTTACAAGTCATTTTGTCATTACTTTGGGTCTctcattttctatttttattgGCATTACTATAGTGGGATTTCAAAGAAATGGGCTTCATTTTTTAAGCTTCTTATTACCCGCAGGAGTCCCACTGCCGTTAGCGCCTTTTTTAGTACTCCTTGAGCTAATCTCTTATTGTTTTCGCGCATTAAGCTTAGGAATACGTTTATTTGCTAATATGATGGCCGGTCATAGTTTAGTAAAGATTTTAAGTGGGTTCGCTTGGACTATGCTATGTATGAATGATCTTTTATATTTCATAGGAGATCTTGGTCCTTTATTTATAGTTCTTGCATTAACCGGTCCGGAATTAGGTGTAGCTATATCACAAGATCATGTTTCTACGATCTCAAACTGTATTTACTTGAATGATGCTACAAATCTCCATCAAACttgcttgttatttatttataATTGA